The Gordonia sp. KTR9 genome contains a region encoding:
- a CDS encoding DUF1990 family protein translates to MTVNRPALTYPEVGATSGTLPPGYHHLRRSRVVGSGATCFSSAGQRILGWDMHRRAGFGVDESTSAATVGADVDLRVGVGPLGITARCRVVEVIDAPRQCGFAYGTLPGHPEIGEERFWVEWLDDDTVVGHIVAFSRPGRWFTRLGGPVGRLAQSRFTERYLDALMCS, encoded by the coding sequence GTGACCGTGAACCGGCCGGCGCTCACCTATCCCGAGGTCGGCGCGACCTCGGGCACGCTGCCGCCCGGCTACCACCACCTGCGGCGCTCGCGGGTCGTGGGATCGGGGGCCACGTGCTTCTCCTCGGCCGGGCAGCGGATTCTCGGCTGGGACATGCATCGCCGTGCCGGTTTCGGGGTCGATGAGTCCACCTCCGCGGCAACGGTCGGCGCCGACGTCGACCTGCGGGTCGGTGTCGGACCACTCGGGATCACCGCGCGGTGCCGGGTCGTCGAGGTGATCGACGCACCGCGCCAGTGCGGCTTCGCCTACGGCACGCTCCCCGGTCATCCCGAGATCGGCGAAGAACGTTTCTGGGTGGAGTGGCTCGACGACGACACCGTGGTCGGGCACATAGTCGCCTTCTCGCGCCCGGGTCGGTGGTTCACCCGTCTGGGCGGCCCCGTCGGGCGGCTCGCGCAGTCGCGATTCACCGAGCGCTATCTCGACGCACTGATGTGCTCGTGA
- a CDS encoding helix-turn-helix domain-containing protein translates to MVRNPLTPEQIAAGRRLGARLRELRDDRPLGDVALGAGISPETLRKIETGRMPTPAFATIAALARALGVSLDDLALVLDAEVVRAG, encoded by the coding sequence ATGGTGCGCAACCCGTTGACCCCGGAACAGATCGCGGCAGGTCGTCGTCTCGGTGCCCGTCTCCGCGAGTTGCGCGACGACCGCCCGCTCGGTGATGTGGCACTCGGCGCGGGCATCTCGCCGGAGACCCTGCGAAAGATCGAGACCGGACGCATGCCGACGCCCGCCTTCGCCACGATCGCGGCTCTCGCCCGCGCGCTCGGTGTCTCGCTCGACGATCTGGCGCTCGTGCTCGACGCCGAGGTGGTGCGGGCCGGGTGA
- the map gene encoding type I methionyl aminopeptidase: MVELKSPAEVAAMGVTGAFIADLLDDLAGRADVGVNLLELEERARELIAERGAQSCYWDYSPSFGRGPFRNVICLSVNDAVLHGLPHDYVLADGDLLSMDIAVAIDGWVADSARSIIVGTPRPDDQRLVAATEEALSAAIDAARPGGRIGDISSAIGAVAAAHGYRVNTEFGGHGLGRTMHEDPHVANVGRAGRGMKLRPGLTLALEPWFTLGSERIKFDADGWTIRSFDGSRGAHSEHTIAVTDGEALILTTNGGG; encoded by the coding sequence ATGGTCGAGCTGAAGTCACCCGCCGAGGTGGCCGCCATGGGGGTGACGGGCGCCTTCATCGCCGATCTGCTGGACGACCTCGCCGGCCGCGCCGACGTCGGCGTCAACCTCCTCGAACTCGAGGAACGCGCGCGAGAACTCATCGCCGAGCGAGGCGCGCAGTCCTGCTACTGGGACTACTCGCCGTCGTTCGGCCGCGGACCCTTCCGCAACGTGATCTGTCTGTCGGTGAACGACGCTGTCCTGCACGGCCTCCCGCACGACTACGTCCTCGCCGACGGAGACCTGCTGTCCATGGACATCGCCGTCGCGATCGACGGCTGGGTGGCCGACTCCGCACGCAGCATCATCGTCGGCACCCCGCGACCCGACGACCAGCGACTCGTCGCGGCCACCGAGGAGGCCCTGAGCGCGGCCATCGACGCGGCACGTCCGGGCGGGCGGATCGGCGACATCTCGTCGGCGATCGGCGCCGTCGCCGCCGCGCATGGATACCGGGTCAACACCGAGTTCGGCGGACACGGCCTCGGCCGCACCATGCACGAGGACCCCCACGTCGCGAACGTGGGCCGGGCCGGACGCGGCATGAAACTCCGCCCGGGCCTCACCCTCGCACTCGAACCGTGGTTCACGCTCGGATCCGAGCGCATCAAGTTCGACGCCGACGGGTGGACGATCCGGTCCTTCGACGGTTCCCGCGGCGCCCACAGCGAGCACACGATCGCCGTCACCGACGGCGAAGCGCTGATCCTCACGACGAACGGGGGCGGGTAG
- a CDS encoding NUDIX hydrolase — MPAAGSEPPIADGTTLRVEVLSVVFQIRVPQIRFSPNTAPDSGCDSDTDDPSLCVLLTRSVDGLWTLPGGGVGAEETLSASARRLVADSLDVRDIAHLEQLSVFSDPHRVPVFRTIASTYMGLVPSDAAATPPDAAGWFAVDELPPLAFDHTEIVDAARHRLAAKLSYTNIAFALAPARFPMSALSEIYCAALGYPVDTTNLLRILSRRAVVVSTGTVGKTGRSGGRPPALYAFAEKELRVTDEFATLRPPM; from the coding sequence ATGCCAGCCGCCGGGTCCGAGCCACCCATCGCCGACGGTACGACCCTCCGGGTGGAAGTCCTGAGTGTCGTGTTCCAGATCCGGGTCCCCCAGATCCGGTTCTCGCCGAACACCGCGCCCGACTCCGGATGCGATTCGGACACCGATGATCCCTCGCTGTGCGTCTTGTTGACGCGGTCGGTCGACGGCCTCTGGACACTGCCGGGCGGCGGGGTCGGCGCCGAGGAGACCCTGTCGGCGAGCGCTCGCCGACTCGTCGCGGACTCCCTCGACGTCCGCGACATCGCGCATCTGGAACAGCTGTCGGTCTTCTCCGATCCGCATCGGGTGCCCGTGTTCCGCACCATCGCCTCGACCTACATGGGCCTTGTGCCCTCTGACGCCGCCGCGACGCCGCCCGACGCCGCGGGCTGGTTCGCCGTGGACGAACTGCCGCCGCTGGCCTTCGATCACACCGAGATCGTCGATGCGGCGCGGCATCGGCTCGCCGCGAAGCTCTCGTACACCAACATCGCGTTCGCCTTGGCGCCGGCCCGGTTCCCGATGTCGGCACTGTCTGAGATCTATTGCGCCGCACTGGGTTATCCCGTGGACACGACCAACCTGCTGCGTATCCTGAGCCGGCGCGCCGTGGTGGTCTCCACCGGCACCGTCGGCAAGACCGGCCGCAGCGGCGGCCGCCCGCCTGCCCTCTATGCCTTCGCCGAGAAGGAGTTACGCGTCACAGATGAGTTCGCGACGCTGCGCCCGCCGATGTGA
- a CDS encoding DUF2567 domain-containing protein: MNPPVRSVSRLAVVCIGVALLGAVAGVIWALVTPPTTGVVFEGLRRDDIPADFDGVGAFAMTMFAYGAVAAVAAWFAARSWRGVSGFVWPALATTAGSAIAASVGMWVAGLRFDDDPTALPVDATYRIAPELLLDGATRAGSSQPWTLLICAPFAFALVYLVCVLSSRTADLGVGDLDDHELSADAFTSAGAASRTHL, translated from the coding sequence GTGAACCCGCCGGTGCGCTCGGTCTCCCGCCTGGCGGTCGTCTGCATCGGTGTCGCGCTGCTCGGTGCGGTGGCCGGGGTGATCTGGGCCCTCGTCACCCCGCCGACGACCGGAGTCGTGTTCGAAGGTCTCCGCCGCGACGACATCCCCGCCGACTTCGACGGCGTGGGAGCCTTCGCCATGACGATGTTCGCCTACGGCGCGGTCGCCGCCGTGGCGGCGTGGTTCGCGGCCCGGTCGTGGCGGGGCGTCAGTGGTTTCGTCTGGCCGGCACTCGCGACCACGGCCGGATCGGCGATCGCGGCGTCGGTCGGGATGTGGGTCGCGGGTCTGCGATTCGACGACGATCCGACCGCGCTGCCGGTCGATGCGACGTATCGGATCGCGCCGGAACTCCTGCTCGACGGCGCGACCCGTGCCGGTTCGAGCCAGCCGTGGACGCTGCTCATCTGCGCGCCGTTCGCCTTCGCCCTCGTCTACCTCGTGTGCGTGTTGTCCTCGCGGACAGCCGACCTCGGTGTCGGGGATCTCGACGACCATGAGCTGTCAGCGGATGCGTTCACATCGGCGGGCGCAGCGTCGCGAACTCATCTGTGA
- the bsaP gene encoding biotin synthase auxiliary protein BsaP: MIDTVPGPLAEPCRFGVFTGLQLELQAPDAVPQAARLGLEPPRFCGQCGRRMVVQVRPDGWDARCSRHGTVDSTELGRR, translated from the coding sequence ATGATCGACACCGTCCCGGGTCCACTCGCCGAGCCGTGCCGGTTCGGTGTCTTCACCGGACTCCAACTGGAACTGCAGGCTCCCGACGCCGTTCCGCAGGCCGCCCGGCTGGGTCTCGAACCACCTCGCTTCTGCGGTCAGTGCGGACGCCGGATGGTGGTCCAGGTGCGGCCCGACGGGTGGGACGCGCGCTGCTCACGGCACGGCACGGTCGACTCGACCGAGCTGGGGCGCCGGTGA
- the bioB gene encoding biotin synthase BioB, translated as MTQATVDAATSAPASEDILAIARAQVLDRGEPLDQEQVLQVLRLSDDRLTELLQLAHDVRMRWCGPEVEVEGIISLKTGGCPEDCHFCSQSGLFASPVRSAWIDIPSLVEAAKQTAKTGATEFCIVAAVRGPDKRLLSQVAAGIEAIRNEVDIQIACSLGMLTQEQVDQLRDMGVHRYNHNLETARSHFPNVVTTHTWEERWDTLRMVREAGMEVCCGGILGMGESLEQRAEFAAELATLEPDEVPLNFLNPRPGTPFGDLDLLPASEALKSVAAFRLALPRTILRFAGGREITLGDLGAKQGILGGINAVIVGNYLTTLGRPAEDDLDLLSDLSMPIKSLNDTI; from the coding sequence GTGACCCAGGCAACAGTCGACGCCGCCACCTCCGCCCCGGCGTCGGAGGACATCCTCGCGATCGCCCGCGCCCAGGTGCTCGACCGCGGCGAACCCCTCGATCAGGAGCAGGTCCTGCAGGTCCTGCGGTTGTCCGACGACCGGCTGACCGAGCTGCTCCAGCTGGCACATGACGTGCGGATGCGCTGGTGCGGACCGGAGGTCGAGGTCGAGGGCATCATCTCGCTGAAGACCGGCGGCTGCCCGGAGGACTGCCACTTCTGTTCGCAGTCCGGCCTTTTCGCCTCGCCGGTGCGCAGCGCCTGGATCGACATCCCCTCGCTGGTGGAGGCCGCCAAGCAGACCGCGAAGACCGGCGCGACCGAGTTCTGCATCGTCGCCGCGGTTCGCGGTCCCGACAAGCGACTGCTCAGTCAGGTCGCGGCGGGCATCGAGGCCATCCGCAACGAGGTCGACATCCAGATCGCCTGCAGCCTGGGCATGCTCACCCAGGAGCAGGTCGACCAGCTGCGAGACATGGGCGTGCACCGCTACAACCACAACCTGGAGACCGCGCGCAGCCATTTCCCGAACGTGGTGACGACCCACACCTGGGAGGAGCGCTGGGACACCCTGCGCATGGTCCGCGAGGCGGGCATGGAGGTCTGCTGCGGCGGCATCCTCGGCATGGGCGAGTCCCTGGAGCAGCGCGCGGAGTTCGCCGCCGAGCTGGCCACGCTCGAGCCCGACGAGGTGCCGCTGAACTTCCTGAATCCGCGGCCGGGCACCCCCTTCGGCGACCTCGACTTGCTGCCCGCGTCGGAGGCCCTCAAGTCGGTGGCCGCCTTCCGCCTCGCATTGCCGCGCACCATCCTGCGCTTCGCCGGCGGACGCGAGATCACCCTCGGCGACCTCGGGGCCAAGCAGGGCATCCTCGGTGGCATCAACGCCGTCATCGTCGGCAACTACCTGACGACCCTCGGCCGGCCCGCCGAGGACGACCTCGACCTCCTCAGCGATCTGTCGATGCCGATCAAGTCGCTGAACGACACGATCTGA
- the bioD gene encoding dethiobiotin synthase, with product MTTRERGTVLAVTGTSTDVGKTVATAALAASVRPEPAVCKPVQTGVGPDEPGDLAEVRRLAGVMTAVESFRYPEPLAPDTAARRAGMPLADPAVIVRAVDDLAATHDLVLVEGAGGVMVRLGETATILDIASASLRPGTADGVVVVVAPGLGALNHAELTVNAVRARGLRPAGLVIGWWPDDPDLAMRCNRTDLPRVTGVPVVGVLPAGAADLEPADFRRHAPSWFDGEWLSALSPTRSEQLVRTP from the coding sequence ATGACCACCCGGGAGCGCGGCACGGTCCTCGCCGTCACCGGGACCTCGACCGACGTCGGGAAGACCGTCGCGACCGCAGCGCTTGCCGCATCGGTACGGCCGGAGCCGGCCGTATGCAAACCCGTCCAGACCGGAGTCGGTCCCGACGAGCCCGGTGACCTCGCCGAGGTACGCCGCCTCGCAGGCGTGATGACCGCCGTCGAGTCGTTCCGCTACCCGGAACCCCTCGCGCCCGACACCGCCGCGCGCCGTGCCGGGATGCCTCTGGCCGATCCGGCGGTGATCGTCCGCGCGGTGGACGACCTCGCCGCGACGCACGACCTCGTCCTCGTCGAAGGGGCGGGTGGAGTGATGGTTCGCCTGGGCGAGACCGCCACCATCCTCGACATCGCCTCGGCGAGCCTGCGGCCCGGCACCGCCGACGGTGTCGTCGTGGTGGTGGCACCGGGCCTCGGCGCGCTCAACCACGCCGAACTCACCGTGAACGCGGTGCGGGCACGTGGACTACGCCCGGCCGGACTCGTGATCGGCTGGTGGCCGGACGATCCCGACCTCGCGATGCGGTGCAACCGCACCGACCTTCCGCGGGTGACCGGGGTACCGGTCGTCGGCGTCCTGCCGGCGGGCGCGGCGGATCTCGAACCAGCCGACTTCCGCCGCCACGCACCGTCCTGGTTCGACGGCGAGTGGCTCTCCGCTCTTTCGCCCACGCGATCGGAACAGCTCGTCCGGACGCCGTAA
- a CDS encoding 8-amino-7-oxononanoate synthase: MTSVQAQQDSTVVTGGEVGLAWLAEAAHERSVAGLHRSPHVRRAGAGEINLGSNDYLGLSTHPAVVAGARAAADRWGGGATASRLVVGTTQAHIDLEDDLADFLGFPAALTFSSGYLANVGAVTALAKRGDLIVSDTGTHASLIDGCRLSRARVVVVDRGDHEAVRRALAERTESRALVVTDSVYSIDGQPAPVADLYAAARAHGAVLLVDEAHALGVRGPGGRGLVAEQGLSGAPDLVVTTVLSKSLGAQGGVVLGSQMVRSHLIDCARTFIFDTGLNPAAVGAAHAALGILRADPGLPDRLRANARRLASACGADEPAAAVISIVVGDPQRAVAAAAACRDRGVLVGCFRPPSVPVGTSRLRITVRADLDARALDHVAAVVDAALREVGAR, from the coding sequence ATGACGTCCGTGCAGGCGCAGCAGGACTCGACTGTCGTCACCGGTGGAGAGGTCGGGCTGGCCTGGCTCGCCGAGGCCGCTCATGAGCGGAGCGTGGCCGGGCTGCATCGCAGCCCGCATGTCCGGCGTGCCGGCGCCGGCGAGATCAACCTCGGTTCCAACGACTACCTCGGGTTGTCGACGCATCCCGCGGTCGTCGCCGGCGCCCGAGCTGCCGCGGACCGGTGGGGCGGGGGTGCGACGGCGTCGCGCCTCGTCGTAGGCACCACCCAGGCGCACATCGATCTCGAAGACGATCTCGCCGACTTCCTCGGATTCCCTGCCGCACTCACCTTCTCGTCCGGTTACCTGGCCAATGTCGGCGCCGTGACCGCCCTGGCGAAGCGCGGCGACCTCATCGTCAGCGACACCGGCACCCACGCGTCATTGATCGACGGCTGCCGGCTGTCCCGCGCCCGGGTCGTGGTCGTCGACCGCGGCGATCACGAGGCCGTCCGGCGGGCCCTCGCCGAGCGCACCGAGAGCCGGGCGCTGGTCGTCACCGATTCGGTGTACAGCATCGACGGTCAGCCTGCGCCGGTCGCGGATCTGTACGCGGCGGCACGCGCGCACGGCGCCGTCCTGCTCGTCGACGAGGCCCACGCCCTCGGTGTGCGCGGTCCGGGTGGGCGGGGACTCGTTGCCGAACAGGGTCTCTCGGGTGCGCCCGATCTCGTCGTCACGACGGTGCTGTCGAAATCACTCGGCGCGCAGGGCGGTGTGGTCCTCGGATCGCAGATGGTGCGGTCGCACCTGATCGACTGCGCCCGCACCTTCATCTTCGACACCGGCCTGAACCCCGCGGCGGTGGGCGCCGCGCACGCGGCCCTGGGCATCCTGCGCGCCGATCCCGGGCTCCCGGATCGGCTGCGCGCCAACGCCCGTCGTCTGGCCTCCGCCTGCGGAGCCGACGAGCCCGCGGCCGCCGTGATCTCGATCGTGGTCGGGGATCCGCAGCGTGCGGTCGCGGCTGCGGCGGCCTGCCGGGACCGTGGGGTCCTCGTCGGTTGCTTCCGTCCGCCCTCGGTCCCGGTCGGTACGTCCAGGCTGCGGATCACGGTGCGCGCCGACCTCGATGCGCGGGCCCTCGATCATGTGGCCGCCGTCGTCGACGCGGCCCTGCGCGAAGTCGGTGCGCGATGA
- a CDS encoding adenosylmethionine--8-amino-7-oxononanoate transaminase has protein sequence MDHEDIGRVDADHIWHPYGALPATTRPLIVNSAAGVRLELADGRSVVDGMSSWWAAIHGYRHPRLDAAAAAQLGRMSHVMFGGLTHEPAARLAQLLVDITPSGLQKVFFCDSGSVSVEVAIKMALQYWRSRGQAGRTRLLTWRGGYHGDTFAPMSVCDPDGGMHTMWSGVLASQIFVDAPPADFRADYVAELERTVAAHRDELAAVIVEPVVQGAGGMRFHDAAYLRALREICDRHDVLLVFDEIATGFGRTGTLFAADAAPGAGVGEPGTGVAPDIMCVGKALTGGYLTLAATLCTTEIADVISAGEAGGLAHGPTFMANPLACAVAVAAVELLLEGPWAEQVSAIERGLAQGLEPLRDLDGVVDVRVLGAIGVVELDRPVDMVAATDAAVEAGAWLRPFRNLVYTMPPFICTAEDIEVIVRGVSAAVCATVGERELAGVRS, from the coding sequence GTGGATCACGAGGACATCGGTCGCGTCGACGCGGACCACATCTGGCATCCGTACGGCGCGCTGCCCGCGACCACCCGGCCGCTGATCGTGAACTCGGCCGCCGGCGTCCGCCTCGAACTCGCCGATGGACGGTCGGTGGTCGACGGCATGAGTTCCTGGTGGGCCGCGATCCACGGGTACCGCCACCCCCGGCTCGATGCCGCCGCGGCCGCACAGCTCGGCCGGATGTCGCACGTGATGTTCGGCGGCCTCACGCACGAACCCGCCGCCCGCCTGGCGCAGCTCCTCGTCGACATCACTCCGTCGGGCCTGCAGAAGGTGTTCTTCTGCGACTCGGGATCGGTGTCGGTCGAGGTGGCGATCAAGATGGCGCTGCAGTACTGGCGCAGCCGCGGGCAGGCAGGTCGTACGCGCCTGCTCACGTGGCGCGGTGGATACCACGGCGACACCTTCGCCCCGATGAGCGTCTGTGATCCCGACGGCGGCATGCACACGATGTGGTCGGGCGTCCTCGCGAGCCAGATCTTCGTCGACGCGCCGCCGGCCGACTTCCGGGCCGACTACGTCGCCGAACTCGAGCGGACCGTGGCCGCGCACCGCGATGAGCTCGCCGCGGTGATCGTCGAACCCGTTGTCCAGGGTGCGGGTGGGATGCGATTCCACGACGCGGCGTACCTGCGTGCGCTCCGCGAGATCTGCGACCGCCACGACGTCCTGCTCGTGTTCGACGAGATCGCCACCGGATTCGGCCGTACCGGAACGCTGTTCGCGGCCGACGCCGCCCCGGGCGCCGGAGTGGGGGAACCGGGAACGGGCGTCGCACCGGACATCATGTGTGTCGGCAAGGCGCTGACGGGCGGCTACCTGACGCTCGCCGCGACCCTGTGCACCACCGAGATCGCCGACGTGATCAGCGCGGGGGAGGCGGGCGGACTCGCACACGGGCCGACCTTCATGGCCAACCCGCTGGCCTGCGCGGTCGCGGTCGCCGCGGTCGAGCTCCTGCTGGAAGGGCCCTGGGCCGAGCAGGTGTCGGCCATCGAGCGCGGGCTCGCACAGGGGCTCGAACCACTGCGGGATCTCGACGGCGTCGTCGATGTGCGCGTCCTCGGTGCGATCGGCGTCGTCGAACTCGATCGCCCGGTCGACATGGTCGCGGCCACCGATGCGGCCGTCGAGGCGGGGGCCTGGCTGCGGCCGTTCCGCAATCTCGTCTACACGATGCCGCCGTTCATCTGCACGGCCGAGGACATCGAGGTGATCGTGCGCGGGGTGTCCGCGGCGGTGTGCGCGACGGTGGGCGAGCGCGAACTGGCCGGGGTGCGGTCATGA
- a CDS encoding TetR/AcrR family transcriptional regulator → MSNSRTDVLRAARDILGEHSLADLSMRRLATELGVRPNALYWHFPNKQTLLAALADDILAAVAIPDTGLAWDDRLDRLATGMRSALLEVPDSAEVVSSSWASGLSSKAITADIIAAGSSGGLSVRDAEAVSTALCQLVIGLTIEEQTRAQMERLGVTGPSGRDFGGEFRDGLAIILDGARTRRSR, encoded by the coding sequence GTGAGCAACAGTCGGACCGATGTCCTGCGCGCCGCCCGCGACATCCTGGGCGAGCACAGCCTGGCCGACCTGTCGATGCGGCGCCTGGCCACCGAACTCGGCGTCCGCCCCAACGCGCTGTACTGGCACTTCCCCAACAAGCAGACGCTGCTGGCCGCGCTCGCCGACGACATCCTGGCCGCGGTCGCGATCCCCGACACCGGGCTGGCATGGGACGACCGCCTCGATCGGCTCGCCACCGGGATGCGCAGCGCACTGCTCGAGGTACCCGACAGCGCCGAAGTCGTCTCGTCGAGCTGGGCCAGCGGCCTGTCGTCGAAGGCCATCACCGCAGACATCATCGCCGCCGGTTCGTCCGGTGGGCTGTCGGTGCGCGACGCCGAGGCGGTCAGCACGGCACTGTGCCAGCTCGTCATCGGACTCACCATCGAGGAACAGACACGCGCGCAGATGGAGCGCCTCGGCGTCACCGGGCCGTCGGGTCGTGACTTCGGCGGCGAATTCCGCG